A genomic segment from Pseudorca crassidens isolate mPseCra1 chromosome 6, mPseCra1.hap1, whole genome shotgun sequence encodes:
- the B3GNT7 gene encoding UDP-GlcNAc:betaGal beta-1,3-N-acetylglucosaminyltransferase 7 gives MSLWKRTIYKSVCLSLALLVAVTVFQRSLTPSQFLQEPLLPTLGLQKAQKPSGHLVNPDSFWKNPKDAVTLTPMVSRGPQAWDVTTTNCSANVNLTHQPWFQGLEPHFQQFLFYRHCRYFPMLLNHPEKCSGDVYLLVVVKSVITQHDRREAIRQTWGREQESAGRGRGAVHTLFLLGTASKQEERAHYQQLLAYEDRIYGDILQWDFLDSFFNLTLKEIHFLKWLDIYCPDVRFIFKGDDDVFVNPTNLLEFLADRQPQEDLFVGDVLQHARPIRRKDNKYYIPGALYSQASYPPYAGGGGFLMAGGLARRLHHACDTLELYPIDDVFLGMCLEVLGVRPTAHEGFKTFGISRNRNSRMNKEPCFFRSMLVVHKLLPTELLAMWGLVHGNLTCSRKLQVL, from the exons ATGTCTCTGTG gaaGAGAACCATCTACAAGAGTGTGTGCCTGTCGCTGGCCCTGCTTGTGGCTGTAACAGTATTCCAGCGCAGTCTGACCCCCAGCCAGTTTCTGCAGGAGCCCCTGCTACCCACCCTCGGGTTACAGAAGGCCCAGAAACCAAGCGGACACCTGGTGAACCCTGACAGCTTCTGGAAGAACCCGAAGGATGCGGTCACCCTCACACCCATGGTTTCGCGGGGGCCCCAGGCCTGGGATGTGACCACCACTAACTGCTCAGCCAATGTAAACTTGACCCACCAGCCCTGGTTCCAGGGCCTGGAGCCACACTTCCAGCAGTTTCTGTTCTATCGCCACTGCCGATACTTCCCCATGCTGCTGAACCATCCAGAGAAGTGCAGCGGCGACGTCTATCTCCTGGTGGTTGTCAAGTCCGTCATCACACAGCACGACCGCCGCGAGGCCATCCGCCAGACCTGGGGCCGCGAGCAGGAGTCGGCGGGCCGGGGCCGCGGCGCCGTGCACACCCTCTTCCTGCTGGGTACAGCCTCCaagcaggaggagagggcccaCTACCAGCAGCTGCTGGCCTACGAGGACCGCATCTATGGGGACATCCTGCAGTGGGACTTTCTTGACAGCTTCTTCAACCTGACCCTCAAGGAGATCCACTTCCTCAAGTGGCTTGACATCTACTGCCCCGACGTACGCTTCATCTTCAAGGGCGACGATGACGTCTTCGTCAACCCCACCAACCTGCTGGAATTTCTGGCTGACCGGCAGCCCCAGGAAGACCTGTTTGTGGGTGACGTCCTTCAGCACGCTCGGCCCATCCGCAGGAAGGATAACAAATACTACATCCCCGGGGCCCTGTACAGCCAGGCCAGCTACCCGCCGTACGCAGGCGGAGGGGGCTTCCTTATGGCCGGGGGCCTGGCCCGGCGCCTGCACCACGCTTGCGACACCCTGGAGCTTTACCCCATCGACGACGTCTTCCTGGGCATGTGCCTGGAGGTGCTGGGTGTGCGGCCCACGGCCCACGAGGGCTTCAAGACGTTTGGCATCTCGCGGAACCGCAACAGCCGCATGAACAAGGAGCCCTGCTTCTTCCGCTCCATGCTCGTCGTGCACAAGTTGCTGCCCACCGAGCTGCTTGCCATGTGGGGTCTGGTGCACGGCAACCTCACTTGCTCCCGCAAGCTCCAGGTGCTCTGA